CCTCCTTAACATCTTTGTTCCTAAGACTGTAGATTAAAGGATTAATCATAGGAGTAATAACCCCATAAAACAAGGATATAAGTTTGTCAGTAGCATCCAAGTCCTCTGAATTAAGTGTGTCTTTAGACTTGGGCTTCATGTACATGAAGAGAATGGTTCCATAGAATATTATCACCACAGTCAGATGGGCTGAGCACGTGGAGAAAACTTTGCTTCTCCCCTCAGAAGAGCGAATTTTGAGGATGCTGACAATGATTAATGTGTAAGAGATAATGATTAATAACAGTGGTGTCAATATAAACAGTGTTGTGGCCACGAGCATGATGAACTCGTTgcctgagatgtcagcacaggccAGTTTCATGATAGCCAGAATTTCACAGGAGAAATGATTGATGACGTTATTCCCACAGAAAGGCAATTGTACTACAAATGCGGTTTGTACTGCAGAGTTGATGACTCCTATGATCCAGGACCCAGCTGCCATGGGCACATAGGAATCCTTGCTCATGATGACAGGATATCTTAGAGGGTTGCAGATAGCCACATACCGGTCAAAGGCCATCATGCCCAGGAGCACACACTCTGTTGTCCCCATGGCCAAGCCGAGGAACATCTGTATTGCACAGCCAGAGAAGGATATGGTCTTTCTTTCTGAGAGGAAGCTCACCAGTGTGGAGGGAATGGAGGTAGTGGTGTAGCAGATGTCCAAGAAGGAGAGGTTCCCCAGGAAGAAGTACATAGGGGTGTGAAGGTGGGGGTCCCAGATGCTGATTAAAATAAGGGTGCCATTGCCCAGAAGGATGACAACATACATTATTAAGATCAGTGCAAAAAAGAGTAGCTCAAGCCTTGGGTAGCCAGAAAGTCCCTTTAAAAAGAATTCCACCAGAATGGTTTgattttcccattccattctaCTGTTTCTCTTTTACCTGTAAAACATGAaaatttgttaaaacaaaatgtgtatcTTACGATTACTTTCAAATGTGTACTAGTTTACAAGTACCATATTCTTCcagaagggaaaaatatttctaaaggagaagactaaagaaaaaaaagaagtatacaaAAACGAACCAAAGCAAGGAAGAGGAAACTAACATGTTTTATGCTACATGCAATGTGTCATGTAATTTAGTTAATCTCATCATAGTGCTAAAATAGAGGTATTGtaatccacattttacagataaactaaagtataaatattaagtaaacttgactaaaggtaaatatatatcaGAGCTAAGTCAGATTCAAACCTAAGTCTTCCTTGCTGAAGCCTGGCctttttatcatatttatcatCACATATGTAAACTAGAGGTTATAATAAAAACGTAGCATTGTATTTTATGTGTAACTGAACAATAAACCATTTTTACTGGCTACACACCACCACACAATAAATCAATGATCTTGTCACTCCTTGAAATTATAATGTTATGTTTACTATCTGTCTTGACCAGAAGCATGTAAACTTTACAAAGGTAGGTACTTTTGTTGTTTACTTCCACAGTCCAGTACCTATAGTGAAGTGGACACAGAAATAGATGttcaaaaatatatgttgaataaaggaataaaatgaaagacaaaataatggcTACTATTTGTCACTCTGTGTCAATCCACTACTAATTGCTTACTTTATGCATTACCTCATTTAGTCTGAATGGCATCCCTATTAGGCAATTACTGTTGTTAGCATCATCATCTTTAttaacagaggaagaaaataaagcacataaaagtgaagtaatttgcctaaggtcaaGATCATATAGCTAAATAATGGTATAACTAAGATTAACCCCAAGCCATATGGCTGCAGAGTATAAATTCTTAATTATTCAATTTGCAGAGAACTTGGCTCATAGACTAGATTACCTTGTAAtctaatttactaatattttctaaTACTAATGTTTCAAAAGAAATATCAAACCAAAATAGATGATTGTTCAGAAAGAAGTAAGATTTCAACATGGAGATTTGAGAGAAGttcattttaatactttatattttgcTACAAATGTGTTGTCATAGGGTtgcatttaatccttataatctGTGCTCTCCCTTGTGAGACGTTCTATCTCCTTTTTCCTTACTATCTTAAgtgatattttttctgtattagtCTCACAAGGCATTTCCCTATATTACAGATCTtctcaaaaaaggaaaggaggcttTTGGATAGATTTAtcctttccaatctttttttccctgtcttaTGAACTTAAGAAGtttgtttgtaaattttttcaagCTTATTTGGATTTTCTAATTTCATGAAATAAGAACTAAATTCGTTaatatttcccttcttccctatTGCTAACTGTAATTCATGCTCTTAAAATACGTTGTTTCCTAAAAACTTAGATTTTGATATGAAATGTTCTTTTCATTAACTTCTagataattatttttcctcttcctctttaaaCCAGGAGTTACCCAAGTGTGTGTTTCTTGAACTCTAGTCATTAGATATTTGTGTTCGATTTttgttatttccaattttatgaTATGAGAAATGACCTATAATTATCTAGTTATGGAGACTTTGGCAGCCAATTACTTGATCCATGTTGTAAATGTTAACAAAAGATATGAATtctctttgagagagacatatgattttatatagatacacaatacatgcatacatgtatacatataatcaagtttatttaatgtattattcAAACCTTTGAAATAATTAACTTCTGTCAtctataattaataaattatatataaatattggtaAGCATGTTCTGCCTATATAAGTAGGATTTTTTTATATGCTTACTTCTGTGTTGTTAATGGCTGATAATCTTTATAAACTATGAATGTTCTTAATTGGCCTTTCTCCtgttttgtgctttattttccacttttaggATATTTCTATTACACTCCTGTTTCCTCTTAGTTTGGGAGCTTTTGCCTACTCTTAGTGCATCccattattttcaacttttctttctctttcttgctttaagTATACTACTTATAAGTAACATATATctggtttaaatttttaatctccTTTTACAGTCTCTGTCTTATATGAAAGTATTTAGtccattcactttattttttttcactctcccatgattggtttatttatttatttatttatttatttatttatttatttatttatttttaaatatatgaaatttattgtcaaattggtttccatacaacacccagtgctcatcccaaaaggtgccctcctcaatacccatcacccacccacccctccctcccaccccccatcaaccctcagtttgttctcagtttttaacagtctcttatgctttggctctctcccactctaacctctttttttttttccttccactcccccatgggtttctgttaagtttctcaggatccacataagagtgaaaccatatggtatctgtctttctctgtatgacttatttcacttagcatcacactctccagttccatccacgttgttacaaaggccatatttcattctttctcattgccacgtagtccattcactttaaaatatagttattaatctatttaattttcttctttgcatatactttatttttataacttatttaCTTTACATTAgtgcattctctttttttcccacttccttATTTTTGCTGGTTAAGTTGTCActcttatttgttttcattaactTGAACACTCTACTCAATGTTACCATTCCATAACTggatatcttctctttctctactctCAAAATTTGACTTACAGGACCCAACCATTTGctcataatgattattttttttctactagagTGCTGCCTAACTCCTAAACTATCCCTCAAACATTAAATGAAGACAGAACTACAAGAATACTTTAATTCCCCCATTTCTATCCTCAAATTGCTAAATGTCAGTCAGTGAAATAATGTAGAAGTATTTATAATTTCCTTACAATGAGCCTTTTTGAGAGTTCTTTCTCAGCCCTTACACTATACGTATTGGATATTCTTCATCAATGTATTTACCACTCTATATTTACTCATTGTTCACTATTGgttcctctctcttctgtttctcttttattctcttcagGACCacatgttaatttatattttggtttGGTTAGAGTATATTTGCAGAATTTTCCTCAGATTATAATGTAATAGATTATCTAAATTTCCATAAATTatcaaatatctttcttttttaaaatcgcAGATAAAAATGCATGACTTTTCTACCAAATTCTACATTTCAGAATATACCCTAaggatataatatacataattatgcataatatacaatatatagttatatatcaTATACAACAAATATACGtataacatgtaatatataagtatatattaaaatatatattggtaatatacatacatatgtatatataagttgTGCCTGCTGTTAATTGACATCGTTATTTTATTTGGTAcattaaagtttatatataattatacatataagtATGAATATAcaaacactacacacacacacacacacacatatattaaaaaaagttttcaagaaaCTGAGTGACCAACATCACAGGGAGCTACAGAGAATTTTCCTACATCTCTCACCATGACTCATTCTTTAGATGTCTATGCACTGATCTCATAAGGACAAGGCATGGTTTCACCTCTAATGGCTTGCCTCCTAAGGGCAAGGAGACAGGAACTCCTATATTCTCAATGTACACTCTAATTGGTACATCCTCTATGGAGGACAATTTGGAAGTATATGTCAAAATCATAAAAGCATACATATAATCATTGACCAAGATTTACTTGTAAATAATTATCACTAGTTATGCTAGCACATGTGTAAAGTGATTTACATACAAATGGATTCATTAACATATTGTCTGTATTAGCAGATGTGGAAACAGTTTCGATTTCCAGGAAAAGGGGACATAgaaataatggaatactattctgcTGTCAAAAAGAATATGGGCCTTTTTGTGCATTGATGTGGAAAtatctttaagaaatattaactAGAAAAGTAATGCTCAGAATAGTATATATGACACACTAACATTtgtgaaaaaatattatatatgtattatgatacacatacatacatgcatttttGCTCATATATAGAATAtctctagaaaaagaaacaagaatagtTATCGCCAGAAAATGAAATGGATAGCTGATTAACAGGAATGGAAAGTTGGCTATTTACAGTATATCTTTTACTACTTTTTGAAATTTTGGCACTCTATGAATAGAttgcttattatttaaaaagcaacattaaAGCTCTTGAGATtcactgcctgcctctctctctcctttcacttACATCACTACATGACATATACTACATCAAACCATCCATTGTCATAGGACACAAggctgtatgtttgaaaattgttCTAACTTGTTCAGTATTACACACTACATGAGACTTGGAGACTAATAGGTACTCTAAATATAGTCAAATTTTCAATACTCAATATACTTAAATAGCATCATTAGGATTTTCAGGCCCATAACTATCTCCTGTCCCACCATCAAGCTGTAAACTATTCTTTGACCAGGTTAAGGGTCTATCCTTATATCCTATGTCATTTCCTTTCCATTAAATGCATTATTGCTTTTATGAGTAGTAAAATTCCCCAAACAAAATAAtagctcaataaatgctagctattattcTTGTTCCATTCTCAATTCCTTTGTCCACCTAATGTTATGAGGCACTTTGCTCTGAAATAAGGATCCATCTTCTCATTTTCAGACCATAACTAGTCTTCGTGGGATCACCCAAAGCCAAATCTGactttcctgttttaaaatcctctttgcccgagcttttaaaattatttaattttttagaagatttCCATCTTATAGAATTTGTCATACTTTTCTGGGTTAGGTCTCAAACCACTTGAGACCCCCAAGGGTATTATGTACAGAGGGGTCCTTTGAATAGTGAAGATTATATGCACACCTGTAAAAAAATCATCTGTCAAAGTCATTGTTCCATTAGCTATCCCCATGCTACATGATATTCTAACAAACACTTTCCATACCACTGTCAAGCACACAGACTTTGGAGGCAAACTTAGGTCAAACACTATCTCTGCCTCTTAACTAGATGGCCTGGGCAGGTTTTTGATCATCACCATCCCTCACTACAGGATGAAGATAAAAACACCTATATCATATTATTTGTTGATATGACTACATGAGCTGGTGCATATAACCAATTAGCACAACAGTGGTTCCCATTGTCAGTGGTTTCCTTCATGCTTCTCcgttcatttcttccttctgttagAGTCATCTGcatctctttatctctttatcatttctttatcAAGTACATGTAGCTTAAAAGCAAATCAGATCACACACAATGTTCTGACAAATGGTATTATTTCATCCTACATACAGATCCTAATACACTTTATCACAGTCAGCCCAATCTTCTGGACACCAGAAAACTAGGTGCCAAAATGGCAAAAATCATCTCAAGTTCTGCCTTATATCAAATTCAATTCCCTCTATAAAAAGATAGGGTTGTAGTAAGGTACCAGTGTGTTCCTTGTCTTAAAACACATGACTAACTTTTTTGACTAagactattttaacatttttagcaAGCCTCTtgacataaaaaggaaaaggaaaaggaaaaggaaaaggaaaagctaCTCACTTTTACAATTATAACCTAATGATCGAAAAGCAGATGTTCAAAATAGTCCCCAATACTGCATGCAAACATACTAGAATAATGCCCAAGCAGGTGTCTTTCTGGCTATGCATTGCTttggtaaattttctttttcagttcacAAAATGATAatgttcagtttctttaaaaaaatccaaattggtCATAGGATCCTCTTCGTATGTTATCTCTGTATAAAGAGGCCCTGGAACACAGTTCACCTGGttcttaagtgactgaaccaaaTGGAACTGAGCTGTTGCTAGAGGACCAGCGATGACTTGTTTCCCAAAGAACACATAGTCTACTGTACACCCTATAGTAAGCCTCAATTCGCTCAAGTAAATAACAGTGTCCAAATACTATGTAACACACTAAAAAGCTGAACGTTAATAAAAAGTAACTCATCCTGCTGGGCAAATTCCTTCCAGTTGGTTGTGCAGTGGTCTCTGCATACAGAACTGCTCTTTTGGTCTCATAGCTCTTTTCTCCCCACCACATCGCAGTCACTAGACCCTTAAATTCCCTTTCTAACACTCAATCTCTCAATGAGAAAAACATCTCATGTTCAAAATTGACACTTTTAAACCATCAGTCCAACTCCTACTTATCGATGATAAGTTTGTTTCCTGTCTTTGCAGTAACTTACCTTCAAACCAGAGACTGCCTGTCTCTCTAGGTTGCAGCAACAGATGATTTTGTCCTGCTTTTCTACTTGCAGCCAATCTTCATGACTCCACATTAGTAGCTGAGCCTCCAAAGACGCAGCTACTAGTGAGTAATCATTTGGCCATAGAAACTCACTGAGTGTTTGACATTTATAGACACGTGACTGTTACAGGTgtgaatacaaagataaattctGCTAGTTCAGACAAAGCACCATTAGATTCCTCTAGTTCGAAATAGGAAGGAAATTGATACTTAACCATACATTTTAGGAATGGGGCAATTTCCCCATAAAGCCCAGGCTAAAACACTGCCCCATTGTGGACCCACAAATATCTAAAGAATCTGCTCCATGCTTTAGGACACAATTTAAGTGTTCTTAAGGACCTCTCTAAACCTCTATGGACAACTTTAAATTGCTtcataaatgaaatatgtataaaacatgAGACTTCAGAAATAAAGCCCTAAAGACCTAATTACAAGAGGCCCATTACACTGTTTCACACAAAAATCATAAAGAGGCTCATGTACAGTCATCAAAATTTCCCCAACTGAATTCTCTCTCAATTTTtcaatctctttttctccctgtcttacacacatgcaaacagacacacacacacacacacacacacacacacacacacacacacaaccttttTGGAAGTATAGATTATTTACTGTACAATTTTATATtcactttataaattataataaaagttgACTTTTTGAATGAACACATTCACATTGTAGATATTCTAAAAGTAATACACAGTCTTtgtacaggaaaggaaaatgtttttttgaaggaagaaaggagaagggaaaagaaaggcaaggaaagaaaagatatccTCAGATAATATATAAAGGTTTAAGAAACAAAGCTGAAAACAACCATAGTTCAGAAAGGAGCCTGATCTTCATTATAAAACAACATAATAAATCAAGCTAAAATCATTTGCCCCTCTAAAGATCCAAAAACGAACGTTAAGGCTGTTTACTTttgaatgatatttttttctttttctttttaaatcatttttaacaaaattagtTCAAATCACTTTGTTAAAATTGAATTCAAGAAGTGAAATGATGTGGCCAAAAACAGTGAAGATTTTTATGAATCTAAAAGATAATACTAGTTTATGCTCCCACCAGTATTACAGTACTGctgatttttctcttgctcttgtCATCAATGATGCTTTCAatagtttgggatttttttttttttttggtaatctaaAGGGCTTAAAATAGTATCTCATCATGccttttaatggaatttttaacTACTATAATATTTAACTTTTGTTGTGTCTTAAATAGCTGGATTGTCTTGTATATGTGTTGTATactcatgtcttctacccatatttctattaagtgttttatattttctaaaatcactg
Above is a window of Panthera tigris isolate Pti1 chromosome D4, P.tigris_Pti1_mat1.1, whole genome shotgun sequence DNA encoding:
- the LOC102959627 gene encoding olfactory receptor 13C2, whose product is MYVVILLGNGTLILISIWDPHLHTPMYFFLGNLSFLDICYTTTSIPSTLVSFLSERKTISFSGCAIQMFLGLAMGTTECVLLGMMAFDRYVAICNPLRYPVIMSKDSYVPMAAGSWIIGVINSAVQTAFVVQLPFCGNNVINHFSCEILAIMKLACADISGNEFIMLVATTLFILTPLLLIIISYTLIIVSILKIRSSEGRSKVFSTCSAHLTVVIIFYGTILFMYMKPKSKDTLNSEDLDATDKLISLFYGVITPMINPLIYSLRNKDVKEAVKHLLRRNVFNK